In bacterium, the genomic stretch TGATCGGAAGGAAGCGAAGGAGCAGGCGTGACCCGGATCCTCGTCATCGAAGACAACGAACAGAACCTGTACCTCACGCGGTTCATCCTCGAACGCGGCGGCATGGAGGTGATCGAGGCCCGCGACGGCCGCACGGGCCTGGCGGCGGCCCGTGAATCCGCGCCGGACCTCATCCTGCTGGACATCCAGCTGCCCGAGATGGACGGCTTCGAGGTCGCCAGGACCCTGCGCGGCGAAGAGCGCACGGCCGGGACGCCCATCGTGGCCCTGACCTCCTTCATCATGGCGGAGGACCGCGCGCGCGTGATGGATGCCGGCTGCGACGGCATGATCGAGAAGCCGATCGAGCCCGAGCATTTCCTCGACGAGGTGCGCGTCTACCTGGCGGTCGATTGAACGCCGCGCCCTGCAACCTCGCGCCTCCCGCTGCGTGTTAACACATCACCACGCGTTCTCCCCGTCAATCCTTCAGGAGGTAGGTCCAGATGCAGATCGCCAGGGTATTCCTTGCGGCGTGCGTCCTGTTCTCGGGCGCCGTCGCGGCGGCAGACAAGATTCCCGTCCGTACGCTGGACGACCTGCCCCGGCACGCCTACCCCGTGGCGGGTTCGGTATCCGCGCTGCTCCAGTCGCCCGAGGACTTCCGGGTCTTCGCCGAGGCCGTACGCGCCGACCTCGAGGCGGATCTCGACGCCTACGAGATCGAGGATGCGTCCACCCTGAAGCAGATGTACGGCAGCCTGCTCACGCTCGACATCATGGATCGTCGCCACGCGTCGGCGCTCGCCCTGGTCGAGAGGATCCGCGTCCTGGAAGACAAGGAGGCCAAGCGCCTGACGACCGGACTCACCGCCACGGCCGTCATCCGCGCGCGCGAGGAG encodes the following:
- a CDS encoding response regulator produces the protein MTRILVIEDNEQNLYLTRFILERGGMEVIEARDGRTGLAAARESAPDLILLDIQLPEMDGFEVARTLRGEERTAGTPIVALTSFIMAEDRARVMDAGCDGMIEKPIEPEHFLDEVRVYLAVD